TAACCAACAGCAACCACACCATGGTCTAGCGCTGACCCACATTCACCAGTAAATACACCCTGCaaaaagaatatgaaagaaACGAGTTGGTATTGTATACAATTGAAACCAATAACTTCCTACTTGACAAAAAAATGAGACTTCGAACTTTGAAAAAGGAGATAAACAGAGTCCAATTACACCAAGATGGCCAAGAAAGAGAACAGTCTTACCAAGATCACCCAGCTTCATATTATCATAAACTAGAGTCCAAAAGTTTACCAACCCAAGAGGCAAGAGAGTTATTTGAGAAGTTTGAATCGATCTTAAACAAGAAAATTTAATCAatcaaccatttctttttagaGTATGCATACTCAACCTGTATTTCTGACAAACCATACCAGCTTCATATTCCACAGAGTAGTTCATTTGGCCATAAGCAATTCAAATTAGAAAAGAATTTCTATAGTTCTCCGGAATATAAGCAACACATGGACTAGCTCCTAATCAAGCTAACcatagaaagaacaaaaaaaatggagCAAGCCCTTTCCTTTGAGAAACATACATGTTTACCTCTAATGCTATCAaccacaaaaagaaataaaagtagCAAGTCAGCTTACCGATTCGTAGAGCTGAAGAGACCTGCCACCGGCTTCAATTGCAACACTCACAGGCTGATGCGCCACAGCCTTCTTCAACGCATTCTCGTCAAAGGCCGGAACATCCTCGTACCCATCAATGCTAACAACCTTTGTATTCTTCTGCAATTAATAATCCAAAACCAATATAACCCCACAAAGAAAtataagtagaaaaaaaaaaaggcttcgAGGAAAGCAtcagagaaattgaaaaataaatgaagctgTTTCGATTTCGATACAGACCCTAGCCGAGTCGCACTTGTTGTCAACGCCTAGGTAAGGGTAGTCAGAGTCAGTGTCCATGCCTCCGTTGTTGATGATGAACTCGAAGGCGTAGTCCATGAGACCACCATTGCAACCGCCGTTGTATTCTCTGTCGCAATCCACAAGTTCTTGTTCCGATAGAGAGATGAGTTCTCCGGTGGCGATTTGGTTTATGCCTTCCACTGCAGCCACCGTTGAGAACGCCCAACAACTTCCTGCTCACGTCTCGGCCAGTTAGCGACAgagtatttattcatttattactACATACCATAAGAAGACAATTTCTAATCTCTCTATACTTAGCCGGACCAAGTCGGAATGGTGGGCTTAAGGTGCCTAGGCCCAAGCccaacctaatatatatatttatatatttatatacatagaTCGGCCGACTGTCGGCTTGACCTGACGTTTGCGTGTTTAATACAGTATTCTATATTCACGTTGGGTTCCAAATCTAACAGTCCACTTTTGGCCACCAAAAGGTCTGCATGCAATACTTTCTCGCATGCATTTAGTTTATcattagatttagagatgaggcagttttaaattattattattattattttaaaatttaaaaaaattaaattatttataatattttatgaaaaaatttaaaaaattataataataggatgatgaatagaaatttCTAATCCAAATCAAACTTATTCggaacaaaagaaaagagaattcCACAGCCAATTGCCAAAGGCCCATGTGTCAGTGATGTAAATCATGAGTAAACCTTATGTTATGATCTAAGGCCATGGcaatatattcaaaaaataaattgaacacCCAGAAATAATCATAACATGAATgatttccttttaaatttttggtTTCCCATTTAATTTTGCAAGCAAAATGTTTGCTTACCACAACTTCCTTGGTTCTTGATGGGATTAATAGCACCTTTGACCCTCCAATCAACGGACGCCGGCAATTTTTCAGATGCCCTGAAAGCGTACCTCTGGCTGGGATTCTTGGACTTCGTGATCCTTCGCTTAGGGTCAGTCCTGGTGCCCAAGTAGATGCCACGGTACTCCTCGTTGGTTAAATCGGCAAAGCTGTTGAGCCCAATCTTGTAGGTGCGGTTCTGCGTGTTGTGCTCGTCGATGAACCTCAGATTATCCTTAAAGATCTCGAACCTCCTCTCGTTCTCTCCCAGCCCGTTGTAGGCCTTCCCGTGCTTGGCCATCCACGACATGAAGATGTCCATCACCTCGGCGTCGCTACGACCTGTTGATTGCTGATGTTGGTTGTTATTGTTGGTGTTGTAGCTGATGATGGACATGTCAGAGGCAGAAGACAAGGCGAAAGTGAGGAAGAGAAGAGTGGATATGGCTATAGACATGGTTTCCATGTCAGAAGATCGAGGATGGGTTGGACGGTTATATG
This window of the Juglans regia cultivar Chandler chromosome 12, Walnut 2.0, whole genome shotgun sequence genome carries:
- the LOC108985752 gene encoding cysteine proteinase COT44-like, giving the protein METMSIAISTLLFLTFALSSASDMSIISYNTNNNNQHQQSTGRSDAEVMDIFMSWMAKHGKAYNGLGENERRFEIFKDNLRFIDEHNTQNRTYKIGLNSFADLTNEEYRGIYLGTRTDPKRRITKSKNPSQRYAFRASEKLPASVDWRVKGAINPIKNQGSCGSCWAFSTVAAVEGINQIATGELISLSEQELVDCDREYNGGCNGGLMDYAFEFIINNGGMDTDSDYPYLGVDNKCDSARKNTKVVSIDGYEDVPAFDENALKKAVAHQPVSVAIEAGGRSLQLYESGVFTGECGSALDHGVVAVGYGTENGADYWLVRNSWGTNWGEDGYIKIERNVVDTYTGKCGIAMEASYPIKNTDQNPSQAAEMFSSA